The following are encoded in a window of Chloroflexota bacterium genomic DNA:
- a CDS encoding radical SAM protein — MTRWQEAWQVRTKHFRPQIGFTRPNQTLAISLTGDRCALHCAHCNGHYLRGMVAIEDADVTGIASCLISGGCDQFGRVPVTAHLEQIKALRTGRLLNWHVGMIDEKDMRAIAPYVDIISFDFVGDNETIREVYGLDYTVEDYIRTYQMLRRYAKVVPHLTIGLRGGQLDGEYQALQRLRVAGLDALVLLVFMPTPGTRYAHCPPPPLVEVTDFLLTARCALPNTPIYLGCMRPGGLYRRMLDRLSVRAGVNKIVNPAPSAIQEAKELQLSIQWENECCVIQRP, encoded by the coding sequence ATGACTCGCTGGCAGGAAGCCTGGCAGGTTCGCACAAAACATTTTCGACCACAGATTGGATTTACCCGACCTAACCAAACCTTGGCCATAAGTCTGACGGGCGATCGTTGTGCGCTACATTGTGCGCATTGCAATGGACACTACCTCAGAGGTATGGTTGCTATAGAGGACGCTGACGTCACTGGCATAGCCAGTTGCTTGATTTCGGGGGGCTGTGATCAGTTTGGCCGGGTGCCTGTGACGGCGCACCTGGAGCAGATTAAGGCATTGCGGACTGGTCGGCTTCTGAACTGGCACGTAGGGATGATCGATGAAAAAGACATGCGCGCGATCGCTCCCTATGTGGACATCATCTCCTTCGATTTCGTTGGCGACAACGAGACAATACGCGAGGTGTATGGCCTCGATTATACGGTGGAGGATTACATACGCACATATCAGATGCTGCGGCGATATGCGAAAGTAGTGCCACATCTGACCATTGGCTTGCGCGGTGGCCAGCTCGATGGCGAATACCAGGCCTTGCAGAGACTCCGAGTAGCTGGATTGGATGCTCTGGTCCTACTGGTTTTCATGCCAACGCCTGGGACAAGGTACGCACACTGCCCACCACCACCTTTGGTCGAGGTAACTGACTTTCTGCTCACGGCGCGCTGTGCTTTGCCCAATACTCCCATCTATCTGGGATGCATGAGGCCTGGAGGGCTCTACCGCCGTATGCTAGATCGCTTGTCTGTGCGCGCCGGAGTGAACAAAATCGTGAACCCCGCCCCATCTGCAATACAAGAGGCCAAAGAACTGCAATTGTCGATTCAGTGGGAGAACGAATGTTGCGTCATCCAGAGGCCGTGA
- a CDS encoding hydroxymethylglutaryl-CoA reductase translates to MGSVPVFLLKKLYVKGSLKNTANGFELTIQNTLAPGTIEGLRPLQVDGVEYPLEQTRVILPDGRSISVAELSAQEPMRFAVGDKVTIQVEGTPLPAGMHKLTISPQTKEAGVLEIPAEDTIA, encoded by the coding sequence ATGGGCTCAGTACCAGTGTTTCTGCTAAAGAAACTGTATGTAAAAGGAAGCCTCAAGAACACCGCGAACGGCTTCGAATTGACCATCCAGAACACACTGGCTCCAGGCACTATTGAGGGACTCCGTCCCCTGCAAGTAGATGGCGTTGAGTATCCGCTTGAGCAAACCCGGGTAATCCTTCCTGATGGTCGTAGTATTTCAGTAGCAGAACTATCTGCACAAGAGCCAATGCGTTTTGCCGTCGGCGACAAGGTAACCATTCAGGTCGAAGGAACACCTCTGCCTGCCGGCATGCACAAACTCACGATATCCCCGCAGACGAAGGAGGCAGGCGTGCTGGAAATCCCTGCCGAAGATACCATTGCATAG
- a CDS encoding DUF420 domain-containing protein, whose translation MGSGILGTRANLIADINLILQVAILVILIVGVFQAKRRKFQVHHTWMTVAIIANAVLIIAIMNPSFFRILPFALRNPGADKPTVLWPHMLLGAVAELLGVYTVLSGNMGQSGTQRRRNFKWLMRVTFLLWFLALVAGIVLYMVWYM comes from the coding sequence ATGGGTAGCGGGATTTTAGGCACCAGGGCAAACCTTATCGCAGATATCAACTTGATTCTGCAAGTGGCGATCCTGGTCATATTGATTGTTGGCGTATTCCAGGCCAAGAGACGAAAGTTCCAGGTTCACCACACGTGGATGACCGTCGCAATTATCGCCAACGCAGTGCTGATTATCGCCATCATGAATCCCTCCTTTTTCCGCATCCTGCCCTTTGCGCTGCGCAATCCTGGCGCTGATAAGCCGACAGTGCTCTGGCCGCACATGTTGCTCGGGGCTGTGGCCGAACTGCTAGGAGTTTACACTGTCCTTTCAGGCAACATGGGACAATCGGGTACTCAGCGCAGGCGGAACTTCAAATGGCTAATGCGTGTTACTTTCCTCCTGTGGTTCTTGGCCCTCGTGGCAGGCATTGTGTTGTACATGGTGTGGTATATGTAA
- a CDS encoding SLC45 family MFS transporter has product MKLDYRKTFLLGFGFFGISLIWSVYNSYVPIFLREYRLPLWLVGAIMTFDNIAGVTIQPYVGFLSDRTRSRFGRRMPYLMIGAPIAALFFALIPVLHLLLPIFPLLMAAIIIMNIAMAIFRTPTVALMPDITPSPLRSKANGIINLMGGLGTTLAFLGGAFLYRANKGLPFYVGAFIMLVAIAIVVLVIREPHEHEEAQDRTGVISTINEIIRSQEKSALFILLAIFTWFIGYNAIETFWTTYGKEYLGIAESTAAAMLTYVSAAFLIFSLPAGFIATRFGRRPTILTGLLMLLVFILGGYFITNMFYLAGMLIIAGIAWALININSFPMVSDIATPGKIGSYTGLYYLFSMLAAIVAPPIAGGLMDLLGHRVLFLFSALAMLLAILCMLQVKRGEARSTT; this is encoded by the coding sequence ATGAAACTAGATTACAGGAAGACTTTTCTGCTTGGTTTTGGCTTCTTTGGCATTAGCCTGATCTGGTCCGTTTACAACTCGTATGTGCCTATTTTCTTGCGCGAATATCGCCTTCCGTTGTGGCTCGTTGGAGCAATTATGACTTTCGACAACATCGCTGGCGTAACCATTCAACCCTATGTGGGTTTCCTGAGCGACCGCACACGCAGCCGTTTCGGGAGGCGCATGCCCTACCTGATGATCGGTGCACCTATCGCTGCCCTTTTCTTTGCGCTCATTCCCGTGCTACACCTTCTCCTCCCAATCTTCCCTTTGCTCATGGCTGCGATCATCATCATGAATATTGCTATGGCCATCTTCCGTACACCAACAGTGGCTCTGATGCCCGACATTACTCCTTCGCCACTGCGCAGCAAAGCCAATGGCATTATCAATCTCATGGGGGGACTGGGCACTACCCTCGCTTTCCTCGGTGGTGCCTTCCTTTACCGGGCCAATAAGGGGTTGCCCTTCTACGTGGGTGCATTCATCATGTTGGTAGCAATTGCTATTGTCGTGCTGGTTATCCGCGAACCTCACGAACATGAGGAAGCACAGGATCGCACAGGCGTCATCTCGACCATCAACGAAATCATCAGAAGCCAGGAGAAAAGCGCTTTGTTCATTCTGCTGGCTATTTTTACCTGGTTTATAGGCTACAATGCCATCGAAACTTTCTGGACGACTTACGGCAAAGAGTATTTGGGAATCGCAGAGAGCACCGCTGCGGCCATGCTCACCTATGTTTCTGCGGCATTCTTGATCTTTTCACTGCCTGCAGGTTTTATTGCCACGCGTTTTGGAAGGAGGCCTACTATCTTGACCGGGTTGTTGATGTTGCTTGTGTTCATTTTGGGAGGCTACTTCATTACGAATATGTTCTACCTAGCAGGTATGTTGATTATTGCTGGTATCGCCTGGGCTTTGATCAATATCAACTCGTTTCCCATGGTATCTGACATCGCAACCCCGGGGAAAATCGGTTCCTATACGGGCCTGTATTATCTCTTCTCCATGCTGGCGGCTATTGTTGCTCCGCCCATTGCTGGCGGGTTGATGGACCTGTTAGGCCATCGTGTCTTGTTCCTCTTTTCAGCGCTGGCGATGCTACTGGCCATCTTGTGCATGCTACAGGTAAAGCGAGGCGAGGCACGGAGCACAACCTAG
- a CDS encoding VTT domain-containing protein has translation MEPEKDIVSSDTETKSLPWWRLVLLLFAIGITALIFIYREQVARFSTYGYLGLFLISVIGNATVLLPVPSLAATFITGSVFNPLIVGTVSGAGMAIGELSGYLAGYGGGAIIEAQNRARYERMENWMRRYGTATIFVLSVIPNPIFDLAGIAAGALHFPLWQFLVICFLGKTVKGVALAFAGAQSIQWLERFLH, from the coding sequence ATGGAGCCAGAAAAGGATATCGTCTCTTCTGACACAGAGACCAAGTCACTACCATGGTGGCGTCTAGTGCTCCTGCTGTTCGCAATAGGTATCACCGCACTTATTTTCATCTACCGTGAACAAGTAGCGCGCTTTTCCACATATGGATATTTGGGTCTCTTCCTCATCAGCGTGATTGGGAATGCTACGGTTCTTCTGCCTGTGCCTAGCCTGGCAGCTACTTTTATCACGGGTAGCGTCTTTAACCCCCTGATCGTAGGCACCGTATCTGGCGCGGGCATGGCCATCGGTGAATTGAGCGGTTATCTGGCCGGTTATGGAGGGGGAGCCATTATTGAGGCTCAAAATAGGGCCCGATACGAGCGTATGGAGAATTGGATGCGCCGGTATGGTACCGCAACGATTTTTGTCCTGTCGGTGATACCCAATCCGATCTTTGATTTAGCTGGCATAGCAGCTGGTGCACTGCATTTTCCACTATGGCAGTTCTTGGTCATCTGCTTTCTGGGGAAGACGGTAAAGGGCGTGGCATTGGCTTTCGCTGGGGCTCAATCCATACAGTGGTTGGAGCGGTTCTTGCACTAA
- a CDS encoding nucleotide sugar dehydrogenase encodes MASGAGQNRTTKVKSLTLADRIEDKTAHICVLGLGYVGLPLAVGFAEAGYKVTGLDVDETRVKAIQEGQSYILDVAAQDIARLVAAKRLWATTDYDILRDADVVFICVPTPFDAMKAPDLSAIIAAATGIAKRLRSGQLIILQSTTYPGTTEDEVLPILEQSGLRAGQDFYLAFSPERINPGDKVYHVGNLPKVVGGLTPQCAELARRLLSQLSPAVYTVSSPRAAEMSKLLENIFRSVNIALVNELALLCERMGIDIWEVIQAAATKPFGFMPFYPGPGTGGHCIPVDPYYLSWKAREYDFYTKFIELAAEVNQSMPYHVVDLVIAGLNRHHKMLRGSKILILGVAFKKDVDDARNSPAERIIELLLERGALVCYNDPHVPQFRIGRSVFYREQKELMSQPLTESLLAESDCVVVVAGHSCYDYTWIANHCSLLVDTVNATQGVQSPRADIVKLGTPWRMASSSPS; translated from the coding sequence ATGGCGTCTGGAGCAGGTCAAAATCGAACCACAAAGGTGAAAAGCTTGACGCTTGCTGACCGCATTGAAGACAAAACAGCCCACATTTGTGTCCTTGGTCTGGGCTATGTGGGGTTGCCCTTAGCAGTAGGTTTTGCTGAGGCAGGATATAAAGTTACTGGCCTGGACGTTGACGAGACCAGAGTAAAAGCCATCCAGGAAGGTCAGAGTTATATCTTAGATGTTGCTGCCCAAGATATCGCTAGATTGGTGGCAGCAAAAAGACTCTGGGCAACAACGGATTACGACATCCTGAGAGACGCAGATGTCGTGTTTATTTGCGTGCCTACGCCCTTCGATGCGATGAAAGCGCCAGATCTGTCCGCGATCATCGCTGCAGCCACAGGCATTGCTAAGCGATTGCGTTCAGGTCAACTGATCATCCTGCAAAGTACTACGTATCCAGGCACCACCGAAGATGAAGTGCTTCCCATATTAGAACAAAGTGGCTTACGAGCCGGGCAAGACTTTTACCTAGCTTTTTCTCCCGAGCGGATCAATCCAGGCGACAAAGTGTATCATGTCGGCAATCTTCCCAAAGTAGTTGGCGGGCTGACTCCTCAATGCGCTGAATTGGCACGTCGACTGCTGAGTCAACTCTCGCCCGCGGTCTACACAGTGTCCTCGCCCCGTGCAGCAGAGATGTCCAAACTCCTCGAAAATATCTTCCGCAGCGTGAACATTGCTCTAGTCAACGAACTGGCTTTGCTGTGTGAACGGATGGGCATTGACATTTGGGAGGTCATCCAGGCAGCAGCAACCAAGCCGTTTGGCTTTATGCCCTTTTACCCAGGACCTGGCACAGGTGGGCATTGCATACCTGTAGATCCTTACTACCTTTCCTGGAAAGCGCGCGAATACGATTTCTACACCAAGTTCATTGAGCTAGCGGCTGAGGTGAATCAGAGCATGCCCTACCACGTGGTTGACCTTGTCATTGCTGGCCTGAATCGTCATCATAAAATGCTACGAGGGTCTAAAATCCTTATACTGGGCGTGGCTTTCAAGAAGGATGTGGATGATGCGCGGAATTCTCCGGCCGAACGCATTATCGAGTTGCTCCTAGAGCGCGGTGCGCTGGTTTGCTACAATGACCCTCATGTTCCGCAATTCCGCATTGGCCGCAGTGTATTTTATCGCGAGCAGAAAGAGTTAATGTCCCAGCCTCTAACCGAGAGCCTTTTGGCAGAGAGCGATTGCGTGGTGGTTGTCGCGGGTCACAGTTGCTACGATTACACCTGGATTGCCAACCATTGCTCCTTGTTGGTAGATACAGTCAATGCTACACAGGGCGTGCAGAGCCCGCGGGCGGACATTGTCAAATTGGGCACGCCCTGGAGAATGGCTTCCAGCTCTCCTAGTTAG
- a CDS encoding undecaprenyl/decaprenyl-phosphate alpha-N-acetylglucosaminyl 1-phosphate transferase — MTQYMLIFASAFLIVLGIIPLVRKSAIRWGFIDQPSARKIHTHPVPRLGGVAIYLGCIIALVAFGHQFYVAQVVSMLVGATLVSFLGVWDDRLGLRPLFKLAGQTLAAGILYASGIQVGFLHNPVLNVAATLLWVVGITNALNLLDNMDGLSGGVATVACIFFFLLAVMSGQYLVSSLAAALLGACVGFLYYNFNPASIFMGDSGSLFIGFMLAALGIKLRFPDNVAFVTWMIPVVVLGLPIFDTTLVVISRLRRGLNPLTSPGKDHLSHRLVLMGATQREAVLILYLVGCALGVIAMFLTQASMIEGYFIGVLLLVAAAYALWRLEQVKIEPQR; from the coding sequence ATGACGCAGTATATGTTAATTTTTGCTAGTGCCTTTTTGATTGTGTTGGGCATTATACCATTGGTGCGCAAGAGCGCTATACGCTGGGGCTTCATTGATCAGCCCAGCGCGCGGAAGATACATACGCATCCGGTGCCACGCTTGGGTGGGGTAGCAATCTACTTAGGTTGCATCATCGCGCTGGTTGCCTTCGGCCACCAGTTTTACGTCGCACAGGTTGTCAGCATGTTGGTGGGAGCAACACTGGTTTCCTTCCTTGGGGTGTGGGATGATCGGCTTGGGCTGCGGCCGTTATTCAAACTAGCCGGGCAAACACTGGCAGCCGGCATCCTCTATGCCTCAGGCATTCAGGTTGGCTTTCTACACAACCCCGTGCTGAACGTAGCTGCTACGCTACTATGGGTAGTGGGCATCACCAATGCTCTGAATCTGCTGGACAATATGGACGGCCTGTCCGGAGGCGTTGCCACAGTAGCGTGCATCTTTTTCTTCCTGCTGGCCGTCATGAGCGGACAGTACCTGGTATCCAGTCTGGCGGCTGCACTCCTCGGCGCTTGCGTGGGCTTTCTCTATTACAACTTCAATCCCGCTAGCATCTTCATGGGCGATAGTGGCAGCCTGTTCATCGGCTTCATGCTGGCTGCTTTGGGCATTAAGCTACGCTTCCCTGACAACGTCGCTTTTGTCACTTGGATGATCCCGGTGGTTGTGCTGGGGTTGCCTATTTTTGACACAACCTTGGTGGTTATCTCACGGCTGCGACGCGGACTGAATCCGCTGACCTCGCCAGGGAAAGACCACCTTTCACACCGTCTGGTGCTGATGGGGGCTACTCAGCGCGAAGCCGTGTTGATTTTGTACCTCGTTGGTTGTGCCTTGGGTGTGATCGCCATGTTTCTGACACAGGCCAGCATGATCGAGGGTTATTTCATTGGTGTGTTGCTGCTCGTTGCCGCCGCGTATGCCTTATGGCGTCTGGAGCAGGTCAAAATCGAACCACAAAGGTGA
- a CDS encoding tetratricopeptide repeat protein gives MQTKLSVFCDKVLEAGWLLAVILAPLFFNIHSSRVFEPDKLSLVRSIALVMIIAWLIKVMDGSAWGSTRTTVTGEKSHTTEQVGLWQRISRIPFVLPTILLIGAYVLSTLLSIAPRISLWGSYVRLQGTYTTFSYIVIFFMMLSTMRYREQIDRLCSTIILTSLPISLYGVLQHFNLDSLPWTGDVTLRVAANMGNSIFVAAYLIMAVPITLARVLESFSALLQEQEGDISHALLAGCYTFVMSVQLICIFFTQSRGPWLGLLGGLYVFMLVALISLRRSVSDQSPLHAKDLGRAIAFAIGSIPVGIVPAYVLLVALRRGWRWAWLSWTIHTLLIAAFLVLINLPHSPLSSFRNLPYIGRLGQVFETETGTGKVRVLIWEGALKLITAHPLRTLVGYGPETMHVAYNPFYPPDLAHYEARNASPDRSHNETFDALVITGVIGFLAYMFLFSSIFYYGLKWLGFMGTKQQRNLFLLLSIAGAIVGIFLPKLVEGTYKLSGVGLPVGFIAGTSLYLMFSAAFFYSTEQPPVSLKRRWLLIALLSAIVAHFIEIHFGIAIASTRVHFWVYAAAFVLLGLNRIREEPTWRSALAQTGTLVHSPGLGERHQPRSSKRSRRRTKKHARLATVNATVQARLRDATSEGGISRPSWVPKLLAGSLIVAVMLFTLGFEFIANPMLEIDSLRIIQLSLTTLIPRGDSRTSYGTLWMFLLTWLVGALVVSSEVERSSSSRQAPTWWLSALSIYTATTFTVLLFGMVLHTQYIKPGVDIANTIVFYYESIAILGLLIALALTVDMQLPQKLWRTANLWAYPILVAFVAVAIIATNVTIVKADIYYKQGLKLEEGQRFDAAIQLYNRAIALAPDQDYYYLFLGRAWMGKSSTAKDNQERVKCFEESFKALERARQLNPLNPDHYANLGRLYRNWAEIAATPEERATKLEAAHAYYEQVTSLSPNSAHLYNEWALVYIAKGDFDGALEKLNHSLSLDTQYADTYLILGNFYAAQGKLDEAANAYQQALVYQPNNADAHSALGYIYLEQGNITDALSANLKAIELDPNLARAHSTLGLIYFRLGKLEEAVEENLKVLRAFPNDFISHRNLALLYQQLGRIDEAIAHAQSALAVSPESEKAALQSFIDQLQAQQQATQPQQQGN, from the coding sequence ATGCAGACTAAATTAAGCGTGTTTTGTGACAAGGTTTTGGAAGCAGGTTGGCTGCTTGCCGTGATCCTTGCTCCCCTCTTTTTCAACATCCATTCCAGCCGCGTTTTTGAACCAGATAAGCTATCCCTGGTGCGCTCCATCGCACTGGTGATGATTATAGCCTGGCTCATCAAGGTCATGGATGGCAGTGCCTGGGGAAGCACACGCACCACAGTGACGGGAGAGAAAAGTCACACAACAGAGCAGGTTGGGTTGTGGCAGCGCATCTCGCGCATCCCTTTTGTCTTACCTACTATTCTCCTTATAGGAGCGTACGTGCTGAGCACGCTCTTATCGATAGCGCCACGTATCAGTTTGTGGGGTTCCTACGTGCGGTTGCAGGGCACGTACACCACTTTCTCGTATATCGTTATCTTCTTCATGATGCTCAGCACTATGCGTTACCGAGAGCAAATAGATCGGCTGTGTAGTACCATTATTCTCACCAGTTTGCCCATCTCGCTTTATGGCGTCTTACAGCATTTCAATCTGGATTCACTGCCATGGACTGGCGATGTAACCCTGCGCGTGGCTGCCAATATGGGCAATTCCATCTTCGTGGCTGCTTATTTGATTATGGCTGTGCCCATTACCCTGGCTAGGGTGCTTGAATCCTTCTCAGCACTTCTGCAAGAACAAGAAGGGGATATCTCACATGCTTTGCTGGCTGGTTGTTACACCTTTGTGATGAGCGTGCAGTTGATCTGTATTTTCTTCACTCAGAGCCGAGGGCCCTGGCTGGGTCTGCTCGGTGGGCTCTACGTTTTTATGCTGGTCGCACTCATCTCACTACGGCGCAGCGTCAGCGATCAAAGCCCGCTCCATGCCAAAGATCTGGGAAGGGCTATCGCTTTCGCTATTGGGAGCATCCCGGTGGGCATTGTGCCTGCTTATGTGCTCTTGGTTGCACTCAGACGCGGCTGGCGCTGGGCATGGCTTTCCTGGACTATCCACACGCTGCTCATCGCAGCATTCCTGGTCTTGATTAACCTTCCCCACAGCCCGTTATCATCCTTCAGGAATTTGCCCTATATTGGCCGGTTAGGGCAGGTTTTCGAGACAGAAACGGGCACAGGAAAAGTTCGCGTGCTCATCTGGGAGGGCGCGCTGAAGTTGATCACGGCCCATCCTTTGCGGACGCTTGTCGGCTACGGGCCAGAGACCATGCATGTAGCGTACAATCCTTTCTACCCACCCGATTTAGCGCATTATGAAGCACGCAATGCATCGCCAGATCGTTCACACAACGAGACATTTGATGCCTTGGTCATCACTGGCGTCATTGGCTTCTTGGCCTATATGTTCCTGTTCAGCAGCATATTCTACTATGGCCTCAAGTGGCTTGGCTTCATGGGTACAAAACAGCAGCGCAACCTATTCCTGCTGTTGAGCATAGCAGGGGCTATTGTTGGCATATTCCTGCCCAAATTGGTCGAAGGCACCTACAAGCTATCCGGCGTGGGTTTGCCAGTAGGATTTATTGCTGGCACCTCGCTTTACCTCATGTTTTCGGCAGCTTTCTTTTACAGCACAGAACAACCCCCAGTCAGTCTGAAGAGACGATGGCTGCTCATTGCGCTGCTCTCTGCAATTGTGGCGCACTTTATCGAAATCCACTTTGGCATTGCCATCGCCTCCACGCGAGTGCACTTTTGGGTCTATGCTGCCGCGTTCGTCTTGCTGGGATTGAACAGGATCCGAGAGGAACCAACATGGCGATCTGCTCTGGCACAGACAGGAACATTAGTCCATTCTCCAGGGCTAGGTGAACGCCATCAGCCACGGTCAAGCAAACGTTCACGCCGTCGGACCAAAAAGCACGCTCGGCTGGCAACGGTCAATGCCACCGTGCAAGCGAGGCTCCGCGATGCGACGAGTGAAGGAGGAATATCGCGTCCCTCTTGGGTACCCAAATTGCTCGCAGGCTCGCTGATCGTGGCAGTAATGCTATTTACTTTGGGGTTTGAGTTCATTGCCAATCCTATGTTAGAAATTGATTCATTGCGCATTATCCAGCTTTCCTTGACAACCCTTATACCTCGCGGCGATTCGCGCACGTCGTACGGTACGCTCTGGATGTTCTTGCTCACTTGGTTAGTCGGAGCACTTGTGGTGTCCTCGGAGGTTGAGCGAAGTTCCTCATCCCGACAAGCCCCAACTTGGTGGCTTTCCGCCCTTAGCATCTATACCGCGACGACTTTTACTGTGCTGCTTTTTGGCATGGTGCTCCATACACAATACATCAAGCCCGGTGTGGACATTGCCAACACGATTGTTTTCTATTATGAAAGTATCGCCATCCTCGGTTTGCTTATCGCCCTGGCACTCACTGTGGATATGCAGTTGCCACAGAAATTGTGGCGCACGGCTAACTTGTGGGCGTATCCCATCCTCGTCGCCTTTGTTGCCGTGGCGATTATTGCCACGAATGTCACCATTGTGAAAGCAGACATCTATTACAAACAGGGGCTGAAACTAGAAGAGGGGCAGCGGTTCGATGCGGCTATCCAGCTCTACAACCGCGCTATTGCATTGGCTCCAGATCAGGATTATTACTATCTCTTCCTTGGGCGTGCATGGATGGGCAAGTCCAGCACAGCCAAGGATAACCAGGAAAGAGTCAAATGCTTCGAAGAAAGTTTTAAAGCCCTGGAACGCGCGCGGCAGTTGAATCCTCTCAACCCCGACCACTACGCTAATCTGGGACGGCTATACCGCAATTGGGCTGAAATAGCCGCCACTCCGGAAGAGCGTGCAACAAAACTGGAAGCAGCACATGCCTACTACGAGCAGGTCACGTCTCTCAGTCCGAACAGTGCACATCTCTATAATGAATGGGCACTGGTGTACATAGCCAAAGGAGATTTTGATGGGGCTTTGGAAAAATTGAATCATTCCCTATCGCTTGATACTCAATACGCGGATACATATCTAATTTTGGGCAATTTCTACGCTGCACAGGGCAAACTGGATGAAGCAGCGAACGCATATCAGCAGGCACTTGTCTATCAACCCAATAACGCCGATGCACACAGCGCATTAGGTTACATTTATCTCGAACAAGGCAACATCACGGATGCTTTGAGTGCTAATCTCAAAGCGATTGAATTGGATCCCAACTTGGCGCGAGCCCACAGCACCTTGGGACTGATCTACTTTCGGCTGGGTAAATTGGAGGAAGCAGTTGAAGAAAATCTGAAAGTGTTGCGGGCTTTTCCTAACGACTTTATCAGCCACCGCAACCTAGCCCTGCTTTACCAGCAACTGGGGCGCATAGACGAAGCCATCGCTCATGCTCAGAGCGCTCTGGCAGTGTCGCCTGAAAGCGAGAAAGCAGCACTGCAAAGTTTTATTGACCAACTGCAAGCACAGCAGCAGGCAACGCAGCCGCAACAGCAAGGGAATTGA
- a CDS encoding glycosyltransferase, giving the protein MNILYIYKDYYPVVGGIENHIKMLAEALVRQGHQVTVLVTHPTARTHIEEVNGVRVIKAGRLATVSSAPISLSLFAWVRRLEADIAHLHFPYPIGELAYLLAGHSRKMVITYHSDIVRQKYLLQVYKPFLYHLLARADKITVSSPNYIQSSPYLRPLADKCVVIPHGTDLERFAESQAVRQRAEEIRKCYAAPLILFVGLLRYYKGVSFLIEAMPAIEAKLLVVGQGPEGKKWQALTRELGLDEKVLFLGRVSDEELVALYHACDVFVLPAIHRSESWGAVQVEAMACGKPVVCTELGTGTSFVNVHGQTGFVVPPRDSAALAEALTTLLRNEPLRLEMGQRARQRALSEFSLPIMVKRILNLYNQVLSA; this is encoded by the coding sequence TTGAACATTCTGTACATCTACAAAGATTACTACCCCGTAGTAGGTGGTATAGAAAATCATATCAAGATGCTTGCTGAGGCATTAGTGCGACAGGGGCATCAGGTTACTGTGCTGGTTACGCACCCAACCGCCAGAACACATATCGAAGAGGTAAACGGAGTGCGTGTCATCAAAGCAGGACGCTTGGCAACTGTTTCCTCCGCACCCATCAGCCTGAGCCTATTTGCCTGGGTGCGTCGCCTGGAAGCGGACATAGCTCACCTACATTTTCCCTATCCGATAGGGGAACTAGCGTACTTGCTGGCTGGACACAGCCGCAAGATGGTCATTACCTATCATAGCGACATCGTACGGCAAAAGTATCTCCTGCAAGTATACAAACCGTTTCTCTATCACCTGTTGGCACGCGCGGACAAAATCACTGTTTCTAGCCCCAATTACATCCAAAGCTCACCCTACCTAAGACCTCTTGCTGATAAATGTGTGGTTATTCCACATGGTACCGATCTCGAGCGCTTTGCAGAGTCCCAAGCAGTGAGGCAACGTGCCGAAGAGATACGAAAGTGCTATGCAGCCCCACTAATCCTGTTCGTGGGTCTGTTGCGCTATTATAAAGGGGTCTCGTTTTTGATCGAAGCGATGCCTGCCATCGAGGCAAAATTGCTCGTTGTGGGTCAGGGGCCCGAGGGCAAGAAATGGCAAGCTCTCACTCGCGAACTGGGTCTGGACGAGAAGGTGCTCTTCTTAGGTCGGGTGAGCGATGAGGAGCTGGTCGCTCTCTATCATGCTTGCGACGTCTTTGTCTTGCCTGCTATTCATCGCAGCGAGTCATGGGGAGCCGTGCAGGTTGAAGCCATGGCTTGTGGCAAGCCAGTGGTGTGCACTGAACTGGGAACTGGCACTTCTTTTGTGAACGTGCATGGCCAGACCGGCTTCGTCGTACCGCCGAGAGACTCGGCAGCACTGGCTGAAGCGCTTACCACGCTGCTACGAAACGAACCATTGCGTCTAGAGATGGGGCAGCGTGCTAGGCAACGTGCCCTGAGCGAATTCTCTTTGCCCATTATGGTAAAGAGGATATTGAATCTGTATAACCAAGTCCTGAGTGCTTGA